The Lactuca sativa cultivar Salinas chromosome 2, Lsat_Salinas_v11, whole genome shotgun sequence genome includes the window gaagtcgggtaaatcgggtaaaagtgtcggttgagcgtttggtgtcaattaAGGACTTGTACACCGTTTAGAACCTTATtaacatgtgatatatgtgttttaCAAGATATTAGtcattttattctttttattaaaacatttacatATCCTAACATTGATTCGGGGTCTTATGGATTGGAAGTGGTTCTCGGGGATTGTACAAGACCAAAAGGGGTTACGGGGGAgtccatgtgacatccccattttcacggccaaaaaagaccgatgttgtttatgctttataaaaatcagagtacttcattttataaaaatgttgcggaatttgttcccagaaaaacatggtaaatacgttattaaaacattttcgaagaaacgtatttatttcattttaaaacgtttgggatgtcatcgttaatacagaaacataagcataaacagaacttacaattatttacactagtgatctacatctctttaaatctctcagtgtaatgtcacttcatatcaacacctgtgatataaataaactgagtgggtcaggttgggaaacctggtgagtacatagggttttcaacccacaataatataattattatgtttaaacaatcaaacaatcaacccaattacccatccccattatcttctttattcttaaggatctaccctaagaatcagctatttctcattcattcattcctaaagatcatcctaaggaaacaacatgaagtccattgttgccaatgacacattggtcaagcgcagctgctaatattgtcacttaggctcagctgccagaattaggacattttctatgaggcgcttctgccggtattgacctttaaacactactgtcatggtcataaggctccctattaggcgcagctgccgatactatccttagagcgcagctgctaggacgtttaccgtagatctaaatcatctacgggttgtggcgcagctgccagtgctcatctatagggtactaggtccactgctgccaatgtatacctatagggcactaggtccgtactgctaatgttcctctatttcagcttttatccatcatcattcatctacccatgtttacccaacatattttatagatataaaatactttatacagtttacatcatttaaaacatgtataaaaatctttcaccagcatagacaacaagtattcagacaatatgcacacataacacgtaatttatattaaaatacttcatatctatgtgtaagatgaaagagaccatgcactcacttgattaggtggtgattccgaactcagacaacacttcgttatctcaaaacaattttcctcgacaaaacctagtatcaataccactagggtttagtttttaacgttaaccacgactaattaatagtctagctattattactattatataagcgttaaataacactcaatataactcataataatagcccaaataattattttaaggtcctaataatgttactataattaaataaaatctatattaaatatagtataggcgtaactcacttacagcgagtttttattaaaaaccgggcttcgctggagcagcgtttccaagccgaaagcttttcttctcggagccgtcgggcgctccggggctttcttctcgtgctagggaggttccgtagacttgggaggggtttagggaggctagagagaagttagagagagaaagagaggcttatggtgtgaagaaaatatgaggagttcacccttgtatttataggagttttatagtaaagtagtctctaagcttcgtccgtaacttttgcatacgagctccgtttttttctgtctttttaccgttgagttcctattaatgagatcttcaactttcatttagacctcgttggctaattctcattctatctcggatttacaaaactgtatcgaattcgtcgcgctcgaaaagtagggactaagcttcgtccataactttcgcatacaagctccatttttgtctgtctttttaccattgagttcctattaatgagatcttcaactttcatttagacctcgttggctaattctcattctatctcggatttacaaaactgtatcgaattcgccacgctcgaaaagtagggactaagcttcgtccataactttcgcatacaagctccatttttgtctatctttttaccgttgagttcctattaatgagatcttcaactctcatttagacctcgttggctaaaaatcgaccgatctaaaattcagatttcgggttgtgcactgctatgttaaatcttagaaaaatcataacttcctcatacgaagtcagatttgggcgttctttttatcgatgttcttagtttaacatattctacgactttagtttagatcgctaaggctaaatctcgctctatcgtaaattcactatttacgcttcccggtatcgtgccggttccgtcgcgaaacttcaacgggtcataacttcttcgttataactcggttttcggcgttctttatatgtacgaaaaccttgtaacatactctaaaacttggttaagattatttattcaaaataatcttttgtcgaaaattcgttttcgacccctattgcctctaatttgactagcccagatttgcgggcattacagtccaagagtttactcccttggagtttacggcccaaaggtcactccttgggagtttacggccgtaagcctcatGGCTTGGCCGTGATCTCTTGTTCGCTCTCCAAAATTGATGCCAAAGGTCTTAAATCAATTCCTTAATTGTTCTAGTGAAGGTCTAGGGCCAATTTGGGGTtttaaaccctcatttggtgatgtttgggggagtttacggtcctagcttgTGCTTGGTCCATAAACTCTAAATTACCCTTTAAAATGTGATGTTTGATGGCCTTAAACTCGAAATGGCATTTCCTAAATTCATATCTCAAGTCTAACATGCATCGGATGAGTTTTTGGGGCACTTTTACATggaaaaagggtgtttacggcctaagcatgtgcttggtccgtaaaccctcttttatgcttcAAAATCTCATGTTTTGATGGCCAAACACTTCTAGGTAAAATCCATAATTAGTATAGAAGCCTAAAGGAAGGAAAATTTGGACTTTTGGCCATGTTTTGGGTGTTTACGtcctaaggggcttcttaggtcgtaaactccttgtttacccctcattcatacgatttttcagctataaacacaatgatgcaagtttagaacaagttagggaggAAAACCTTACGTTTGGAAGCTGGAAATAGCGGTTTTGGAGTCGaaatcgggtctagagagagaaagtagtgagagagagtgtgtTTGGGTGGTAAAAGGGTGCAAAGTGGTATCCACTTTCCTTATATATGCCTCGGTATTACACCCGGTACACGACTACCTGATGCTCAAGTTTAACGGgatttaaactttttacccgggttaagtggtaaaaataataatataactttatttcgttAAACGGACTAACATAAAcgagttatatttatttttactaaCTAATAATCATATggattataattaaataaatgaatatttatttatttgacgactccAATTTACGAGACTTTTTATAGAACGACATATTCCGTTAGCGAAAACGAAATTATATAACGGAATAACGTTGGGTTGTCACAGTTCCCAGTTTGGAGCAAGTAAAAAGGATTTTATTTGGTTGATGTTCGTAGAGTGGTTCGATATGCCCATACATATGTTGTAGTTTATCGGCCCAATTTCCTTTGGCTTTTCCCAACCTCTTTTGAATTCCCTTCACCAGAGTTCGGTTTGTTTCTTCTACATGACCATTAGACTGGGGATGAGCCACCGAGTTGAAGTTATGCTGAATTTCTTTTCTTCGCACCACTTCTTGAAGGGGTTTTCAGCAAACTGTTTGTCGTTGTCTCTTATTATAATATGCGGTAGACCAAAGTGAGAAACGATTTTCCTCCATACGGTGCTATGATCATAGGTTCGTCTCAGGTTGGCATCTTTCTACTAATAtcattaaatcttttaaaatatGCTTTACTCGATTCTCCCTCGTGTTGTCAGCAGGCAAATATTGACATAACTCTTTGAAGCTCCTTATACTTCGAGGTGGTGGGCTGGCGAGCTAGTATCGATCAGATCCATCCAAGGTGATTATGAAGAATAGGTTCCATAATTTTGGGTCCATTGGCATCATCTTTATCGCCCATTGGAAATTGGATACATGATCATCTGGGTCTCCGGTACCATCATAAGGCGGCACCCTTGGCCCTTTCAATCCTTTGTGGATGGGTGTTTCGTTGATGTGATCTGTAAAAGGAGAGCAAAAGTTCAGACTCTTGAATGCTTAGTAGTATTGTTTGGCCTCTATTACTCTGGCTAGATTCTCTCATTTTCTATAAGCCTTTTCTGCATTGAGTAATTGATCTACATCCTTCTCATTCTTGCTTAATCTTTTTTGGCGAAGGTGTGACTCCTTTTCTTCTTCACTAGAATCTTCCAGCTGGTCTATGTGGACCGAAACTTGATCCCATTCCTTTTCCTTCTGGAGTCATTTTCCAATTTGTAACTTTCTCATGGCTCTAAAACTTTTGAATTCTTCGAATTCGTCTAACTCCGCTTCTTCTATCGTTTGGCCTTGTAAGTCCTTTCTTCGTCGCTGACAAACTTTCCGGTGACTATGTTCTGATCTCTTACCACAGTAGCAACGTGTGGGGTTCCTTCTGGGCCTTCTAGGTTTTTCATTCTCGCGACGGGACTTGCTTCGTCTGCTTGTGCGCTTGTGTCGGCTGTTTGTTGCAAGGTCCCACGGATGGCGCCACTTGATGTGCTATCAGGTCTGTCTTCCATCTTTTACTTTCTGATTCGATTCCACAGGGAATAAGAATGACTTAAAGATTACAAGCAAACCGTAAGTAACCGCCCGGGAAGTGATCTCAGATGATTCTCCGACGGTTAAGTTAGCGAAAGGTTATATATTCGATGGATTATACACGAGAGTTGGAAGTAGATTCTATGTACTTACCTTCCTGTGGTGTCGagacatctatttatagggataTAGGAAGTGGCAAGTTGTTTCGGATCGACCCTGACATGCCATCTTATCGCATTTATGGTGTAATGCCCGAAGGTATGATCATTAGTACTATACATACGATTATACATCTGTCTTGTGGTTGTACCAGGATCTATTGACCACGGATCCTCGTACAGGCTGTATCTTCATAGTTTCGACATACTGCCATTACTATTTAGACATCATATTGTAGCTTCCCTCTATTTCTTTTTCTCCTCAAAAGTCGTTATGCAAGTTCGACGTTTTAGTGGCTCGGGTATATTTGAACATGCTAGTTCGGGATATCCAGGAAAGGGTAGAGGTATTTCCGGATCATACCTCATtatataccaacttgtaatgtcctatttttaaaaataaaattttcaatttttaaattagATTAATAGCCATTTTCAAAAACCAAACATCAACAAAACCATTTGTTCCATAAttcaaatataaaaatttaaagtATCATAAAACAACACATAATCTCAAATCTGAAAGCTGCTGATGATTATGTAcagtcacaccttcgccttcccacgatcgtttgaagtacctaaaacatttaatccacaactataagccaaagcttagtgagttccgcaaaatatcacatacaacacatatatgCTAAGATCAAAAACAATGGTGAGGGCTCATAGTCTACCGCATTGTGGTCTACATACCACCGCACCATAGTGAGACTCATTTGTCATCAACCTTAGAAGTTAGATAATTTTAATACAACCTAAGGCCCGAGACCCAGGGTTTCGAATTTTAGCTACCATTGTGCCGCGATGAGGACCTGAGTATGTCGCCATTTAATGACACGTCCTGCACCGTGGTCTAGACGTTACCACATAGGTGTGCGAAGAAAACTTAATTCTTCAACTTAAATGATTAAAGACTTTTCTTGGAAAACGGACCTTACATAGACTCTAAAGcggaaaagaaaagagttttgatgtgttccatgtaatttaaaaattaatataaatatgtATCTAAAATGAtattttgtgaaaaataaatttaacaTCATTTTTCAAATAATATTCCCTAAAAAAAACCAATAAACTTAGTGAGACGAATAAAAAATAAGTTATTTTCAATCTATCTCCTAGATGACCGATCAAACATAATCTAATTTAATATTAAAGTAGATTTAGACATCTAGTGTTGACAAAAATAACAACTTTGGTGTTTGTTGCGCCATAAATATACTTACATCCCCAAGTAAATAAATATGGTGGGTATATAAGGCTACCCGGCGAAGGTTTAACCATTCAACTCTATCTGTTGCGTTGTCTTTCTCATAATCGCTTTGAAAGTTCCATCTTTCACTGGGTCATCGGTCCAAGTCTACTCTCAAGTCTCAATCAATGCAATTCCTATTCAAACCCTTGTCTCCCCTTTTTCATTTGGCTGTTTCTTATTATCCTCATATTCAAGCACAATCTTATAGCTACTTGCCACTTCCCCATTGTTCGTTTCATGGAGTTTAGATAGAGAACTTAAAAGGGTATGTCATAATTTCATCTGGGttcttataatttttttgttttttgtactGGAATTATTGAATATGCTTCATATTGATCATGAACTATCTTTGATTTTTCTTGAAGAATGTAAACAAAATGATGACTGATTGCTTTTTAATTTGTGGTTGAGTACAATTGAATGTGTTGCCCCCAAATAACCATCATGAATTTaacattattttttttgtatattcaCTGCTTTTGCTGTTTCAGTGAGATTTTAGTTCTGATGTTCCATTTATCTGACCTCTTTAAGGAATATGAGTAGTCGGTTTACTTTCATATAATTTGTTTAGGGTACAAGTGTTTCTAAGTGGTTATTTGATTACTGCTAGCTACTTCCAGATGGTTATATGGCAAAACTAATCATAAAGTTATTTGACTTGTTTGACTATTTGACCGGTTTTCATATCTCTCATGCAGCTAGTGCTATTGAGGCATTGATAGATGGACTCTATTGAAAAAGATGATATACCAATTTTAACAGCTACGGATTGGCCATTATCTGATTACAATCCAAATCCAAGATTTTCACAAAGGAACAGAAGTGTTTCAATATCCATTCCAGTGACCTCCATTGAATTGAATTCCAATTCAACAAGTCGTGTTGGATTTACAGGTTCCTTGCGTAGTGAAAGAAACACTCATGATGAACATACACAAGAGAGGAAGCCAGTGGAACAAGAAGATTCTGGAAACTATAACCATGAACTGGGAGATTTTAATAGTGAAGCAAAAAATGAGCATTTATTCAGGTCAGGAAGATTGGGGATGTGCAATGATCCTTATTGTACAACATGCCCACCTTTTTACAAAGCAAAGCCGATCTTAAGAGTTGCCCAAGGGTTTGATCACCATGTATTACTCTTCTTTTCTTTGATGAACAATTTTGAGCTGCTAAACTCTTGAATATTGATGATATCATAGGAAATTTTGATCTTTAAGTTAAATATAAAATCGTCCAAAATTATGGATTGGGTTCCTTGCGACTTTTTAGTAACCCTTTTCGTCCCCTTAGGCAAACAACATCCAATATTTTCTGTAACACCTTGTCATGTGAGAAAACACGtgagggcattttcgtctttttaGGTTTGCCCGTAATCGGTCAATATAGTATTTCATAAAAAAACCCCCAAAAGTTGGTTAACAATTCTTTTTCTCGAAACCATTCCATTCGTCTTTAtgagaattaaaaatgaaatataatgaTGATCGATTACTAACAAATCTAAAAAGACGAATATACCCTCATGTTTTTCACACATGAGAAAGCTTAACAGACAAAAATTCGGAGGCATTTACATTAGGGACGAAAAGGGTAACATGTGATACTTGAGCGGATAAAAATGGTCAAAAAAAGTCATAAGGGACCCAATACATATTTTTGGACAAATCATAGGGACCACTTTTCTAATTTGCTCAAAAGCTAATATAAGCAGCAAACATACTTTAATTTATTCTAATTGGCCCTGGATTGCTCTACAAATTTGATTATTTTGGCGAATTTAACAGTTTTGAAAGTTGAATGTTTTTATTAAGAGTTTTTGAAACTTGAACGATTGTAAGTTGAGTGTTTCTTTTTTCTTCTATTCTTTTTGCAGTTTGATAATGTTATATATGGAGGTGTCAAGGGGTGGGCACAAGGAAAGTTATTGTTACTAAAACATTTTACATTTGGGATCATGAATCCACATGCCAAAGTTGTTCAACAGTGGAACCAGTTCATTGTCATATCTTGCTTAGTTGCCATTTTCATAGACCCCTTATTCTTTTACTTGTTGTTGGTGAATAAGGTAAAACTGAATTTTGGTATGAAACTATCATTTTTTGTGTTAGGTTATCAATGCATTGTGAAAACTTGTTGCTTATGCTCATTAGTTATTTATTTAGTTCGCATTTGTACTGCATAATCTTAgtacgtgttttttttttttacttaatggaCTTAGTCTGGACAGAAAAATAAAGTTGTTTTTTATTTGACTTATTACACCAGAACCACTTTAAaccattatttttttttattatttcatttgttATAGTGTATTAGCGTctgctttcatttttttttcctaTAAAAGCAatggaatttgaaaattttactCAATTATAGCAATATCCTCCGAATGCAAAACAATTTTTACAGCTATAATTGGATAGATTTTCAAAAGTATAGCATCCTAACACTAAATAaattgaaaatataattcaataATCAGACATTTCTTTTAAAGTACAATGGCATAATAAGATTTTTATTTAAAGTACAATGCGGTAATATAAAGAAATAAAAGTAGGATGTTATGATATACACAAATAATTGAAAGCACATTGCTATTGATAGGATTTGGTACATTCGCTTAATTCTTATTGTGTAATCTGTGACTAATCTTTTAAGCGTCATATTCCTTCTACATGCTTGCTTTTTTGGAAGCAGGAGTTCAAGTGCATATTAATTAATTGGCCAATGACAAAAACCATGGTGGCTTTCAGAAGCATGACCGACTTTATATACCTCTTGCATATGCTTCTTCAGGTAAACCACTTAATTAATGACCTCTTTTTACATTATCTTTTTTTCAGTTCTCATTCCAATAGACTGGAGAACAATATTTCTTTGAACTTCTTTTTCAGTTCAGGTTAGCATTCATTTCACCTGAATCAAGAGTTGTAGGTGCTGGAGACTTGGTTGATCATCCTAAGAAGATCGCGTTACATTATCTTTCTGGATTTTTCTTTCTTGACTTATTTATCGTATTACCAGTTCCTCAGGTAACATTCTATTTCAATTTTcaaccatatataatatatttactttattttataccATGTCCATCATCATTTGTTAAttactttatatttatttatGCAGATAATTGTATTACTTATTCTACCACATGCCATTGCATCATCAGGAGCTAACTATGCAAAGAATCTTTTGCGATCAGCTATTCTTGTTCAATACATTCCAAGATTATACCGGTTTTTGCCTCTTCTTGCTGGACAATCTCCAAGTGGTTTCATATTTGAGTCTGCATGGATTAACTTTTTCATTAATCTTTTGACTTTTGTCTTGGCTGGTCATGTTGTTGGTTCATCCTGGTATCTGTTAGGGTTACAGGTAGGTGAGATTTTGAGTTCTTTGTGTTTTTGATTGCATATTTTCTTATTTAAactaacaaacaaaacaaagctcATATGTTTTCATCAATACAGATGGATTACATACAATGTGAATTTGTTTTGTACTGTAAAACAAAGTTATATGTTTGGTTCGTGTGCTTTGTCAAAAGTAGAAGTTTTAATATATCACAAGGATGAAATTTCTTATTtggtctaatatatatatatatatatatatatatatatatatatatatatatatatattcatgtttTCCTTTCATCCATGTTGTTATTCACTCCATAGTGTTTAAAAGTTTGCAGGCGATATATACTAAGTGTTTTTTCTTTTAATTCTTTGTTACAAGAGGGTGAATCAATGCCTTCGAGACGCTTGTCATAATTCTGGAATCGAGAATTGCACAAAGTTTATAGATTGTGGACATGGGAATGATACTCTCGCCTTTGAAGTTGATCAACAATGGAATAACTGGAAACAGAATGAAAATGCAAGTGCTTGTTTTACCGAAGATGGCTTCCCTTATGGAATTTACGTGAAAGCTGTCAATCTCACAGCCGAAAATAATATAATCACAAGATATGTCTACTCATTTTTTTGGGGGTTTCAGGTATATAAATATTTTGGATCAACTTCTCCGACTTTAATATTTTATCATGCCCTTTCTTTTACACGAAATAAGCTACAGTAGAGTTCCTATTCATCGTTTTCGTTTATCGATAATTGTGACAAGCAAATCAGCACATTGGCGGGCAATCAAACTCCAAGTTATTTTGTGTGGGAAGTCCTTTTTACGATGGGTATAATTGGGCTTGGACTTTTACTTTTTGCCCTCCTTATTGGAAACATGCAGAACTTTCTTCAAGGTCTGGGACGCAGGTGAAGCACCATTTACTATAATTAATAATTATGCTACTTAGAACCCTTGTCCTCATTATTGTTTAAAGATAACATTAGTTATCTAACATGTATCTTAGACGACTGGAAATGTCACTTAGACGACGTGATGTTGAGCAGTGGATGAGCCATAGACACTTGCCTGCAAGCCTACGAAGGTATAAATCTCATGTCTCATTATTTTCATCATCTAAACTAATCAATCATTAATGCACTACTCATCTTCTCGATAAAACTTCAAGTTTAGCCTTAACTTTAAGTGATGATCATAAGTTCTGTTGGTAAAATGGTCCTGAACATTTCTAACAACTTGTCGAATGTGAAATAATAGAGAAATAAGAATATTAGAATAGTAAGTTTGATTGGAGCACTTCTAAACCAAAGCCGTGAACTCCTTTAATTTATAGGATGGAGCACTCCACCACATCTTTTTTCCGTCAATATGGGACAATCTTACCTTTTATTTTAGTCAACAAATCTCAACATATTCTTCTTTGCCATTGTGTTTTGTGTTAGTTTATTATTGATGCCCATTTTGGTTGGCCATTTCACATCTTGATGTGCAGAAAAATTCGAGAATCAGAACGCTATAATTGGGCAGCTACCCGAGGTGTTAATGAAGAAAGGCTAATGGAGAATTTTCCTGAAGACTTGCAAAGAGATATACGTCGACATCTTTTTAAGTTTGTCAAGAAAGTGAGATTCAGCCCCTTCCCAGTGTTCATGTTTTCGGCGATTACATGATTACAGATCTTTTCTAAATGCATGAAAGAACAACACACTTCATTTATATCATATTATAGCATTCTACATTCATTTTTTCTATTACTAGTGTACAGTTTatgctttgaaaaatctacccctGTCTTACCGGTGAGAATTTCTTTGTATTGATGATATTGCTATAATTGCATATTTTTTTAGAGTATAATATACTTACAGGAAAAATTGAAAGTAAGATGCTATTATAAACAAATCAACAAAAGTGCGCTTatattttatgcatttaaaacTATACCTCAACTTTTGAATTTGTAGGTTCGCATTTTCTCGCTCATGGATGAACCCATTTTAGATGCAATATGTGAAAGGTTAAGACAAAAGACATACATCAAAGGTGGGAAAATTTTATATAAAGGTGGGGTTGTGGCAAAAATGGTTTTTATTGTAAGAGGGAAGATGGAGAGCATTGGAGAAGATGGGAATAAAGTTTCATTGTCGGAAGGTGATGTATGTGGTGAAGAACTTCTCAAATGGTGTCTTGAACATTCCTATGTTAATGGAGGTATAAACTAGTTCGGATGGACAAATATCAACAAATAGCAATACCCTTTTACTTCATTTCTACTTTTGTCATCTTTCTATAAATTTTGTTACTAAAGCTATTCTGTTTCCCAAAATTTGGTTATTTTCCATGACTATGACCTCACATGGACAAAAGGgttcccttttttttttttattagaacATTATACTTCGAAAAATCTAACCAATTATAGCAGTGTAAATTTCTTTATGTTTGGATAACCTTTCTATAATGGGTATATCTTTCAAAGTGTGATGCTATTATAGTAAAAATAAAAGTAGGAGGCTATATTAAACAAAAGAAAATGAATGTACCTTGCTTTTTCTTGCATTTAATCCTAGAATGTTACATCCAGATACTCAAAACCATAGAAAACAAGGATTCAGATTGTTTAGCAACAGGACAGTGAGATGCCTAACAAATGTGGAGGCATTTGTTCTTCGGGCTGCAGATCTTGAAGAAGTAACCACTCTTTTTGCTGGATTCTTGAGGAATCATCGCGTTCAGTTTGCCATTAGGTAATAATGCATCTTCTACacagttataaaaataaaaataaaaaaataccatAGTTTTCATGGAATTGAAAATATGGATTTTTTACACATGAATTAGAAATAATTATGTTTGTATAAGTATATTATGTGGTCTACTTGTTTTGGCACCTTCAGGAATGAATCTCCATACTGGCGGGGTTTGGCGGCAACCACCATCCAGGTGGCATGGAGATACAGGAAGAAGCGGCTAAGCCGTGAACAAACCTCAACTCGTCCATCCAAGGCGAGTCTTCATAAGAGACTTTCTTTTTAGGGTGTTTGATTGGAGAAACATTTTGAGGGATTTTATTGTTGATCGTAAGTGAGAAGATTGGTTACGgagaaagaggaagccggattCATATTCACATACT containing:
- the LOC111905501 gene encoding probable cyclic nucleotide-gated ion channel 20, chloroplastic — its product is MDSIEKDDIPILTATDWPLSDYNPNPRFSQRNRSVSISIPVTSIELNSNSTSRVGFTGSLRSERNTHDEHTQERKPVEQEDSGNYNHELGDFNSEAKNEHLFRSGRLGMCNDPYCTTCPPFYKAKPILRVAQGFDHHFDNVIYGGVKGWAQGKLLLLKHFTFGIMNPHAKVVQQWNQFIVISCLVAIFIDPLFFYLLLVNKEFKCILINWPMTKTMVAFRSMTDFIYLLHMLLQFRLAFISPESRVVGAGDLVDHPKKIALHYLSGFFFLDLFIVLPVPQIIVLLILPHAIASSGANYAKNLLRSAILVQYIPRLYRFLPLLAGQSPSGFIFESAWINFFINLLTFVLAGHVVGSSWYLLGLQRVNQCLRDACHNSGIENCTKFIDCGHGNDTLAFEVDQQWNNWKQNENASACFTEDGFPYGIYVKAVNLTAENNIITRYVYSFFWGFQQISTLAGNQTPSYFVWEVLFTMGIIGLGLLLFALLIGNMQNFLQGLGRRRLEMSLRRRDVEQWMSHRHLPASLRRKIRESERYNWAATRGVNEERLMENFPEDLQRDIRRHLFKFVKKVRIFSLMDEPILDAICERLRQKTYIKGGKILYKGGVVAKMVFIVRGKMESIGEDGNKVSLSEGDVCGEELLKWCLEHSYVNGDTQNHRKQGFRLFSNRTVRCLTNVEAFVLRAADLEEVTTLFAGFLRNHRVQFAIRNESPYWRGLAATTIQVAWRYRKKRLSREQTSTRPSKASLHKRLSF